Part of the Synergistetes bacterium HGW-Synergistetes-1 genome, GTTTTTTTCATGATCTTAGTCCTTTCATCTTTTTCATTCAGGCAAGCTCATAAGTTTTTTTCAAGGAGTTCCAGCAACTTGGATTGATCCCTTCCCGGATGCTTTACCTTCGAAAGTTTTGCCAGTTTTTTTGTAAGCAAACTGTAAATCAGCCTCTCATCTTCTTCCATTACGTCCAGATGTTTCATGATCGTATCGGTGTCATTACGCTCGACAGGTCCTGTAAGGGAGCCCGGAAAACCTTTCTTGGCTATATTTTCAATATTTCCTCTGATAAGGGGCAGCAGTGCCTCAATTGCTTCTTCCTTTTTCACACCGCATTTTTCAAAAGACTCTGTCCCAATGCTCAGAAGCGCTGTGACGAGATTCGAGACCATTACGTTCGAAGCATGATAGAGGGCTTTTTTGCTTTTGTCTATAACGAAGATCCTGTTTCCAGTACGCATAAAGATCTCTCTCACTTCACCAAGTTTCTCTTTCGCTCCTTCGAGCGTAAAGCAGGCTTTCTCGACTCCTTCGAAATATCCATCTTTTCCGCTGAAGGCAAACATTGGATGGACAGAATAGCCGAAAGAACTTTTTGCCGCTATACCGTCGAAGATATCTGAGGAAAGCGACCCGCTCAGATGACATACGATCCTGTCTCTGATATCGCATTTTCGGAGCTCTTCCCAGACTTCGGCTATGGCACCGTCAGGAGTCGAAACAATTATAATATCGGAGGCGGCGGCAAGGTCAGACAGAGCAGTAAAGGCTTTGGAGGATGTCAGCTCAGCAGCTGAAATAGCTGACTTCCTGCTGCGGCTCAAGTATCCCGAAATTTCCAATCCTTTGCTGCGAAAATATGCCCCCAGGGATACACCGGCTTTTCCTGCCCCGATAAAGCTAATACACACTCTCTTTTTGTCATCCAATCAAACCATTCTCCTCTCATTTTCAGAAAAAATCATTTGCCGGATCAACTCGGAAACAATAGCACAGACAATGCCGCAGAGGCAACGTTTATGTTAAATGCAGAATGTAAGTATATAAAAGGGGCGGATCCCTGAGGATCCGCCCCCTTGAATATAATTAATTATCTGATGTGCCTGATTCTTATGCTCTGCGCTTGTCAGGCATAAACCAGGCTATCGCCATAAATACTACACCCATTACAAGCAAACCAACGTACCCTATCTCTGTTACTGAAGGGTATTTGTCCGATATCCTGAACAGGGTCATCTTGCCAAAGTTAAAGGACTTAAATATTCCCATCGCTTCAAAATTTCCGTACATAAGGGAGAATATCAGGGCTCCGATTATGCCTCCAAGAGCTATCATAAGCGCCTGTTTATAGACATTTGTACCTATGGCAGCAAATGACGTTCCCGGGCATGAGCCCACCATTCCGAAACCTACTCCAAAGATAAGGCCACCGATGATCACTCCGAGATGCATCGTCTTGACGCTTAGGTGTGATAGGTTGAGTATCCCCAACATGTTGAAAGCGAAAAGAAGCACATTCGAAAGCCCTATTGCGAAGAGTATTATCTTGAAGACTGTAAGGTCCTCCAGTCTGAGCATCTGGCGCATTTTGACAGGGCTTGCGGCATCAGCCAGATACAGAGCGGCTCCAAATAGCACTCCTGTTGCGAGACCGATAAAAAGATCCATTCTGATACCTCCTATCCCAGTTTCTTCAGCGCTTTGGCAACTGGTATCGCTACAACAAAGGCACATGCCGCGAAGACAAAACCGCTTATGCTTCCCTGCATGATACCGCTCATCATGTGACCGCTAGTACAGCCGTCGGCAAGCCTGGCGCCGAAGACGAATATAAATCCGCCCAAGATCTCACGTATGTAATATTTCTCAAATGCAGACTTTGGTCCTGATACCCTTAGCGCATCCTGTGCCATCTTGTTCCTCTTGTTGGGATCCATGCTCCACGCTATGAATCCGCCGAGAGGTATGGCAAGCAAAAACACCATCGCGAAGTTGAGCGGGTTCTTTATATCTTTCGCAAGAGACCCTTCGCTTTTGTCATAATAAGCATTAGTGCTGCGATATCCGCTCTTACGTGAACTGTCCTCCGTAATTACCGAGGGATCTATCACGCTGTGGATCATTCCTCCTATCATCGAAAACTGGGTCGAGACTCCAACCGGTTTGATAACGAGGACTGAAACCGCAAAAACAAGTCCCAAAAAGATCGCTTTGAACACCCAACCGTGAGAATTTCCATTCATCTCCATTTCCGCCTCCTTTGTAATGGTGTAAATTTATATAATATTCATTTATATAAATATTATATACGATGCTGGTATCACTGTGTGTGACCAAGTCACACACACGTTGGTTTTACGATAGGTAAAAACACCTACTCGGGCACATTCCCTCAACTTCTAACCTCTGCGTTTGGTATTGATCTTGGACAAGAGCTTACGGAGGAAAAATGAAGTAAAATCTTTTTTAGCAAATAGTTTGAAAAATTATCATTAGGAGTGATCCTATGTATACGAGTCACGAGGTATCAGGACTCTCTTAATGTGATCACCGATGTTGTAATAAAAAGAAAGAACCAACTTCTTTCTTCGGTGTTTCTCGTTCTGATACTTATGATATCGGCTTCGATACTTATGTATGGAATTGAGCACGAAGCACAGCCGTATGTATTCAAAAACGCATTTTCGGGTTTCTGGTGGGCAACTTCTACGCTTCTAACCGTAGGTTATGGTGATATTTATCTCATTACCACACTTGGCGAAGTGATAGGCATAATCCTTACCTTTCTGGGGATGGGCATGGTAGCCATTCCTACAGGCATACTCTCAGCAGGATTCATAGAACACCTTAATGAGATCGAAGATCCCAAAAAGGAAGAAGGGACTGAATACTGTCCCCGTTGCGGGCATAAAATACGATAACAGGAACGGAGCAAACTGCCTCCTTACTTTGCGAGCCCGTAGACTTTGCTTACTTCCTGGACAAAAATGATACCCTTTCCGGCTTCCTCAATATCCAACTTTTGCCTGATAGAGGAGACTATCGCTTCAGCATCTTTTTTTTCTGAGAGTATCATTACTATTTCTTTTTCCGGTTCGATATCCATGAAAAACAGTTTGCTTGTTTCGTGAATTCCCGAACCCCTGGCGTTGATTATCGTGCCTCCCCTTGACCCTGCGGCAGTGGCCGCGTCGATGACATCTTCTGCCTTGCCTTTGTTTACTACGACTGTTATCGCACAGTGCATTACCACTTCACCACCTTCCTCCCTGTCTGCCTCTGTAGCCTTACATGGGGCAGAACCAACAACTTCACTTACACCGGTCGTAAAAGCTATCCCGTGGTTTGGTTTTTCAAATTTAAATTTATTATCAAGGGACTCAAGTGTGTACTTGGCCATTGTTTTAGTTGATACCATCAGTACTATTTCCTTACGGATGTCCGACAAACCCAGAAAATCGGCAAATTTGTCATTAGCCGTGCCTTTTGCAAGTATTATCGTCCCTCCGGTCATCCCGCACTTTTTTGCCGTCTGCATGACCTTGCTTCCCTTGCCGAAATTAACGATTATCCACACAAGTTCGAAGCATTCTTTTTTAGTATCACTGATCACCATCGGGACCTCCCTTCTTTGTTTTCATCTGAAAGACCGCACCCAATATCTGCAGAGCAATTATTGGAGTCATTGCTACCATGGCGATCATGCCGAATCCGTCGGCAAGAACACTTGCGTTCTCTGCAGCATCAGCCGCCCCATGGGCAAAAGCCAGTATAAATGTGGCAGTCATAGGTCCGGATGCTACTCCTCCCGAATCAAAGGCGATACCGACAAAGAGTCTCGGCACATAATATGACATCGTGATAGATATTATGTATCCCGGAAGTAGAAAGTGCCAGAGCTTTATCTGGGGACTGAGGATATTCACCATCGCAAGAGCAACAGCAACGCCGACTCCAATGCTCAGCGTTCCCACTACCAGACTCCTTCTGACGTAACCGCTTGTTACCTCTTCGACTTGATGAGTCAATACGTAAACTGCAGGTTCAGCAAGTATAGTCACCAGTCCAAGTATAAATCCGACTAAGACAAGATAAGCATTGTTATCAAATAAAACAAGTTTGCGTCCAATCAGGCTTCCTACTTCCATAAAGCCGCCGTTTACACCTGTAAGGAAAAGGACCAGTCCCACAAAAGCAAAAATAAGACCTGTAAATATTCTTCTTACCGCTTTTTTTGAAAGTTTAAAAGATATTTTCTGGAATATTGCAAAGATAACTATTACAGGTAAAAGCGCCAGAATGACCTCTTGTGCAATCACCGGTATTTTCTCTGCAAATGGGCCCATTATTGAGAGGGAAGAGGCATCTGCTGCCGGAAGACTTCCCGTGAGTCTCTCCGTCTTTGAGAATATGCCCATCAGCATCACTGCAATTATCGCCCCTGCAGATGCTATCGCTACCATTCCGAAGCTGTCGATCTCAGATGCCTTACTGTCTTTTTTCAGGGCTGAGACGCCTATTGCAAGGGCAAGTATGAAAGGCACAGTTACCGCTCCGGTGGTAGCCCCGGAAGAATCAAAGGATATCGCCAGAAATTCTTCGGGAGTGAACCAGGCCAACAGAAATACAATTAGATAAAGACCTGTCAAGATCTTGTTGAGCGGCACATTGTAGACTATCCTCACAAAGCCAAGGGAAAGCATCAGCGCAATGCCGGCGGATACTACAATTACAATGCTAAATTTTTCTATGCTCGCCGAAGTGATGTTTTCCACCTGCTGTGCAAGAATATGAAGGTCCGGCTCAGCTACTGATATTGCAAAACCCAGTACAAGACCTGCTGAGATGACTATCCACAGCTTGTTTGTTTTCGCAATTGAGGCTCCCATCTGGTTGCCTATCG contains:
- a CDS encoding DUF1538 domain-containing protein, whose product is MEVLREKFREVLLAVLPITLIVTVLNFTLTPLGTHLFIRFLAGALFIVVGLSIFLLGVDIGITPIGNQMGASIAKTNKLWIVISAGLVLGFAISVAEPDLHILAQQVENITSASIEKFSIVIVVSAGIALMLSLGFVRIVYNVPLNKILTGLYLIVFLLAWFTPEEFLAISFDSSGATTGAVTVPFILALAIGVSALKKDSKASEIDSFGMVAIASAGAIIAVMLMGIFSKTERLTGSLPAADASSLSIMGPFAEKIPVIAQEVILALLPVIVIFAIFQKISFKLSKKAVRRIFTGLIFAFVGLVLFLTGVNGGFMEVGSLIGRKLVLFDNNAYLVLVGFILGLVTILAEPAVYVLTHQVEEVTSGYVRRSLVVGTLSIGVGVAVALAMVNILSPQIKLWHFLLPGYIISITMSYYVPRLFVGIAFDSGGVASGPMTATFILAFAHGAADAAENASVLADGFGMIAMVAMTPIIALQILGAVFQMKTKKGGPDGDQ
- a CDS encoding transcriptional regulator, translating into MVISDTKKECFELVWIIVNFGKGSKVMQTAKKCGMTGGTIILAKGTANDKFADFLGLSDIRKEIVLMVSTKTMAKYTLESLDNKFKFEKPNHGIAFTTGVSEVVGSAPCKATEADREEGGEVVMHCAITVVVNKGKAEDVIDAATAAGSRGGTIINARGSGIHETSKLFFMDIEPEKEIVMILSEKKDAEAIVSSIRQKLDIEEAGKGIIFVQEVSKVYGLAK